A DNA window from Corvus moneduloides isolate bCorMon1 chromosome 22, bCorMon1.pri, whole genome shotgun sequence contains the following coding sequences:
- the LOC116454614 gene encoding LOW QUALITY PROTEIN: phospholipase A2 homolog sphenotoxin basic subunit B-like (The sequence of the model RefSeq protein was modified relative to this genomic sequence to represent the inferred CDS: deleted 1 base in 1 codon) — translation MAPSPSQESPVSEIWVKGAQADGSKLYKAIPLGCRALQASRAFPRAVRRMNSLLGLAALFAWGLSPAHGSLLQLHQMISEATGKNALLHYGFYGCYCGLGGKGHPKDATDRCCQLHDTCYQNLLNYHCHAKTRLYRYSWHHDRLSCRKGSRCSYLSCECDRSLALCLRRNIRSYRKLYQFYPNKLCW, via the exons ATGGCACCTTCCCCTTCACAGGAAAGCCCAGTCAGCGAGATTTGGGTCAAAGGAGCC CAGGCAGATGGGAGCAAACTATATAAAGCAATCCCACTTGGCTGCAGGGCACTGCAAGCCAGCAGGGCTTTCCCAAG AGCTGTCAGAAGAATGAACTCTCTCCTCGGCCTCGCTGCGCTGTTTGCTTGGG GCTTGTCCCCAGCCCACGGGAGCCTCTTGCAGCTGCACCAGATGATCTCGGAGGCGACAGGGAAAAATGCTCTTCTGCATTACGGCTTCTACGGCTGCTACTGCGGCCTGGGGGGCAAGGGGCACCCCAAGGATGCCACAGACAG ATGCTGCCAGCTGCACGATACTTGCTACCAAAACCTCCTGAACTACCACTGCCATGCCAAGACACGGCTCTACCGCTACAGCTGGCACCATGACAGGCTCTCCTGCA GAAAGGGCTCCCGGTGCTCCTACTTGTCCTGTGAGTGCGACCGCAGCCTGGCGCTGTGCCTGAGGAGAAACATCAGGAGCTACAGGAAACTCTACCAGTTCTACCCCAACAAGCTGTGCTGgtga
- the LOC116454616 gene encoding phospholipase A2, membrane associated-like, producing the protein MPPGSPLCSGTSPSSVPAGLLPAGTSVLELERMIRVATGKSALLSYSWYGCFCGIGGTGTPVDPTDRCCQAHDCCYRRLREGKCSPLITPYSFSSTDGHVTCSDEQSWCERETCLCDTAVASCFASTLHSYNNSYRFYFKLKCQGSKLQC; encoded by the exons ATGCCACCGGGCTCCCCGCTCTGCTCCGGCACGAGCCCATCCTCTGTCCCCGCAGGGCTGCTCCCGGCTGGCACCAGCGTCCTGGAGCTGGAGCGGATGATCAGGGTGGCCACGGGGAAGAGCGCCCTGCTGTCCTACAGCTGGTACGGCTGTTTCTGCGGCATCgggggcaccgggacccccgTGGATCCCACTGACCG GTGCTGCCAAGCCCACGACTGCTGCTACAGGAGGCTGAGGGAGGGCAAGTGCAGCCCCCTGATCACCCCGTACAGCTTCTCCTCCACCGACGGGCACGTCACCTGCA GTGATGAGCAGAGCTGGTGCGAGAGAGAGACCTGCCTGTGTGACACCGCGGTGGCCTCGTGCTTCGCGAGCACCCTGCATTCCTACAACAATTCCTACCGCTTCTACTTCAAGCTCAAATGCCAAGGAAgcaagctgcagtgctga